A segment of the Nitrospirota bacterium genome:
AACGCTGGAGTAAATCAGGCGGTAAAATCATATTTTTAACATATTTGCTGATCCTGACCACAGGTTGTTCCTCTCTCTTCTTCTATCCCCAAAGGGAATTGATAGACAATCCGGCACTACTGAACATTAATTACCGTAATATTTATTTTAAAACACCAGATGGCGTGAACCTTAATGGCTGGTTACTCAAAACAAGGGTAAACAAGAATGGCACGGTTTTATTCCTTCATGGAAATGCTCAGAACATCAGCACCCATGTTAATAGTGTACTATGGCTGCTTGATTATGGGTACGACGTCTTTCTCTTCGACTACAGGGGCTATGGCAAATCAGAAGGCCATGTCAGTTTAAAAGGATCGCACTTAGATGCCATATCTGCTCTTGATGCCTTATTGAGCATGACGGATTCCAAAAAGAAGCGGGTTGTTGTATACGGGCAGAGTCTCGGAGGGGCAATTGCGGTCTATACTGTAGCCAATTCTCCTCATAAGGCAGCAGTTGATGCCATTATATTGGACAGTGCATTCTCATCATACCGGACAATCGCAAGAGAGAAGTTGGCAGCGCTGATTCTAACATGGCCTTTTCAGTACCCACTTTCATTTTTAATAAGTGATTATTACAGCCCTGTTAGATGGATAAAAAAGGTATATCCGGTACCCGTTTTGTTGCTCCACGGAGACAAAGACAGAGTAGTGGCGGTTGATCATAGCAGGATTATTTATAACAATGCGTTATCTCCTAAGGAAATTTGGGTACTCAAAGGCCTGGATCACATAGAAGGAGTCAGGGATGAAGGCGTAAGGTTGAGACTACTGAATTATTTAGATAA
Coding sequences within it:
- a CDS encoding alpha/beta hydrolase: MKRWSKSGGKIIFLTYLLILTTGCSSLFFYPQRELIDNPALLNINYRNIYFKTPDGVNLNGWLLKTRVNKNGTVLFLHGNAQNISTHVNSVLWLLDYGYDVFLFDYRGYGKSEGHVSLKGSHLDAISALDALLSMTDSKKKRVVVYGQSLGGAIAVYTVANSPHKAAVDAIILDSAFSSYRTIAREKLAALILTWPFQYPLSFLISDYYSPVRWIKKVYPVPVLLLHGDKDRVVAVDHSRIIYNNALSPKEIWVLKGLDHIEGVRDEGVRLRLLNYLDKLPAK